From a region of the Natronogracilivirga saccharolytica genome:
- a CDS encoding KamA family radical SAM protein, which yields MTYFDFKPNETFFIDGKAPKLKTYNLRNFEKIPQVQSLPEEIRFAIEVVGNVLPFKVNNYVINELINWDNIPEDPMFQLTFPQKTMLKSHHFDQMAEVLKSGASREEITKTANEIRMQLNPHPAGQKDENTPQLGCETLSGMQHKYQETALFFPSQGQTCHSYCTFCFRWPQFVGIDELKFAMKEAELLVAYLKEHPEVTDVLFTGGDPMIMKPRVLASYIEPLIEADLPNLRNIRIGTKGLAYWPYKFVTDKDSGEMLDLFRKVTDSGLHLALMGHYSHPVEMSTDIHKEAVRRVRSTGAQIRTQSPLLRHINDSSDVWAEMWREQVKQGMIPYYMFVVRDTGARHHFDIPLEEAWNIFRGAFNQVSGIARTVRGPSMSAGPGKVHVLGVSEINGEKVFTLQFLQGRNPEWTGRPFFAEYNPDAVWLNDLKPAFGQDKFFFEEETEQIEFDEQYSGKFNDSGNGYRNGNGTNGNGSNGHSNGSNGHRNRDMDSFIRQINDRK from the coding sequence TTGACATACTTCGATTTCAAACCAAACGAAACATTCTTCATTGATGGGAAAGCACCAAAGCTTAAAACATATAATCTCAGAAATTTTGAGAAAATACCGCAGGTGCAGAGTCTTCCCGAAGAAATTCGATTTGCTATTGAAGTAGTTGGTAACGTATTACCCTTCAAAGTAAACAATTACGTTATCAATGAGCTGATCAACTGGGACAATATCCCTGAAGACCCCATGTTCCAGCTTACATTCCCGCAGAAAACAATGCTGAAGTCCCACCATTTTGACCAAATGGCCGAAGTATTGAAGAGCGGAGCTTCCAGGGAAGAAATTACAAAAACCGCCAACGAAATCCGGATGCAGCTCAATCCCCATCCGGCCGGTCAGAAAGACGAAAATACACCCCAGCTTGGATGTGAAACGCTTTCCGGAATGCAGCACAAATATCAGGAAACTGCTCTGTTTTTCCCCAGTCAGGGACAAACCTGCCACTCTTACTGTACATTTTGCTTCCGGTGGCCTCAGTTTGTAGGGATCGACGAACTGAAGTTTGCCATGAAGGAGGCAGAACTACTGGTCGCCTATCTGAAAGAGCATCCCGAAGTTACTGATGTTCTGTTTACCGGCGGCGACCCCATGATCATGAAGCCCAGGGTACTTGCCTCCTACATTGAACCACTCATAGAGGCCGACCTGCCCAATCTGAGGAACATCCGCATCGGAACCAAAGGACTGGCATACTGGCCGTACAAGTTTGTAACTGACAAGGATTCCGGCGAAATGCTGGATCTTTTCCGCAAGGTCACAGACTCAGGGCTTCATCTGGCACTCATGGGGCACTATTCCCACCCTGTCGAGATGAGTACCGATATACACAAGGAGGCTGTCCGCAGGGTCCGTTCTACCGGTGCACAAATCCGCACCCAGTCCCCCCTGCTGCGTCATATCAATGACAGTTCCGACGTATGGGCTGAGATGTGGCGAGAACAGGTCAAACAGGGCATGATTCCCTATTATATGTTCGTCGTCAGGGATACGGGCGCCCGCCATCACTTCGACATTCCTCTTGAAGAAGCATGGAACATATTCCGCGGTGCTTTCAATCAGGTAAGCGGAATAGCCAGAACGGTACGGGGACCGAGCATGTCTGCCGGACCCGGAAAAGTTCACGTTCTTGGTGTCAGTGAAATTAACGGCGAAAAAGTGTTTACACTGCAGTTCCTTCAGGGACGCAATCCCGAATGGACCGGCAGGCCGTTTTTCGCCGAATACAATCCGGATGCTGTCTGGCTTAATGACCTCAAGCCGGCATTTGGTCAGGACAAGTTCTTCTTTGAGGAAGAAACCGAACAAATTGAATTTGATGAGCAGTATTCCGGAAAATTCAATGATTCCGGTAACGGCTACCGCAATGGCAACGGTACCAACGGCAACGGCAGTAATGGCCATTCAAACGGAAGTAACGGTCACCGGAACCGGGACATGGACTCATTCATACGTCAGATAAATGACAGAAAATGA